The genomic segment GCCGTGCCCCGCCTGCTTCGGCACGGAGATCTCCACCTTCGCCTCCGCCTCCCCCGGGAGGATCCCCTCCCTGCGGCAGGCCTCGATGGCGCTCCCTATGAGATCTGAAAGCCTGTTATGAATCATCTCTTTTTGCCTTCCCCCTGCGGGCCTCCCGGGGCCCGACCACCACCAGGGACATGCCCTCCGGATGGAGATAGTCGCGGGCCACCCGCCTCAGCTCCCCCCGGTCCGCGCGCACGATCGCGTCGCGGTAGACCCTCCAGTAGTCGTCCGGATAGCCGAAATAGCGATAGCGGGCACGCTGGTCCACGACGTTGAACGGCTGGTCGAACAAAAACACGAGCCTGGATATCATGGAGCGCTTCGCAAAGTCTATCTCCTCTTTGGTGAAGTCCCCCTCCTCGGCGAGCCTCTTCACCTGCTCCTTCACCAGGGCTATGGCCTCCTGCGCGTCGGGCGCCCTGGTGTCGAGTGAGATGAGAAACGTTCCGTAGTCCCTCTCCGCGGTGACGCTGCTCGAGACGCTGTAGGCCAGCCCCTTCCTCACGCGGATCTGTTCGACGAGCCGGCTCTTGAACCCGCCGCCGCCGAGGATGCTGTCGACGAGGAAGAGAGGGAACTTGTCCGGATTGTCCCTTTTCAGCGAGAGGTGCCCCATCCGCACGAACGCCTGCGCGGTCGGACGATTCACCTGCTCCGTCCTCCCCTCGAATTTCAGCGCCACCGGCTCCACCGCGGGGAGCTCCGGTCTGCCCCGAGGCGCCTGCGCAGTGAGCCCCTTGAGGAGCCCCTCCATCCGGCCGCAGGAAAAGTCGCCCGAAGCGGCGAGTATCATGTTGTCGGCCCTGAAATATCTCCTGTGGAAATCCTCCACGTCGCTCCGCCTGATCCTTCTAAGCGATTTTTTGTCCGGCCTGCGCGCCCACGGGCTCGTTTTTCCGTACACCATCTCCCGGAAGAGGCGGTCCGCCTGCCCGTCGGGGGCGTCGTCCTCGCGGCGCAGCCCCTCCTCCATGGCCTTTCTGGCGGTGGCCAGGCGCGCCTCGTCGAGGCGGGGGCGGAAGAGCATCTCGAACATGAGCGAGAGCCCCTCCTCGAGATCGGAGGAGAGCACGCCGAGGGTGGCGGCGGACATCTCGCGAGAGGTAAAGACCGCGAGTTCAGCGCCCATGTCGTCGAGCCTTTTGTCGAACTCCTCGGGGGTGAGTTCGCCCGCGCCGCCGGTCCTCATGTGCGCGCCAGCGAGGGAGGCCAGGCCGGCCTTGTCCGCAGGGTCGTAGATGCCGCCGGTCCTCGTGATGACCCTCACCCTCACCGTCGGCAGCGTGGTGTCTGAGAGCAGATAGCAGGCCATGCCGTTGGGCAGCTCTATCGCCCTGACCGCGGGCGGCCTTGCGTCCGGGAGGGGCCCCCTCTCCAGGGAGAGGAAATGGCTGTCCGTGGCCCATGCCCTGCAGAACGGGGCTGCGGCAATCATCAGTGCGACTGCTGAAAGGATGCGGGCCCTCATCTCTTCCTCTCCAAAATCACCCGGTTCGACTCCACAAGGTACTCCCTGGCAACCGACATCACCTCTTCGGGAGAGACGTTCGCGATCATCTCGGGATATCTTCCGAGGAGCCTCCAGTCGTCGAACAGGGTCTGGAAGCGGGCCAGCTCCTCCGCGAACGTCTCGTTGTTGTCCAGAGAGAACATGATGGAGGCCGTGACCGACTTTCGCACGCGGTCCAGCTCAGCGCCCTCCACCGGGACCTCCTTGAGCCTTTGGATCTCCTCGTCCACGATCCTCATGACCTCTTTCGTCGACCCGCCATTCATCGGCTCGACCCATATCATGAAGAGGTTGGGGAGCCTCGAGCCGGGGAACGAGTCGCTGCAATAAACGGACTTGGCGATCCGCTCCTCGAATATGAGCCTCCTCTTGAGCCTGCTCGATCCCCCGTCGCACAAAAGGCTCGTGATCGCGTCGAAGGAGTACTCGGCGGGATCGGGCAGCGTGGGCTTGTGGTACGCGATAGCGACTGCGGGGGCGGCGTTGAACTTCATGACCCCGCGGAACCCTCCCATCGCCTTGCCCCGCCTCTCCGGAGAAGGGGGCTTGGCCTTGCCGCTCCGTTTCCCGAACTCCCTCTGCACTATCGCCCTCGCCTCCCCTACGCCGACGTCGCCGACTATCACGCCGACCATGTTGGCGGGAACGTAGTGGCGCCTGTGGAACTCCCTGGCGTCCGCTGTCGTGAACCCCATCACGTCGCTCTCGGAGCCGACGGTGGGCCAGCTGTATCCGCCGCCGTCGAACGCCGTGGCGAGAAGCCTCTCCACGAACGCGCCGTTGGGGTCGTCGTCCACACCGCTGCGGCGCTCCTGCGCCACCACGCTGCGCTCGACATAGAAATCCCTGTACGCCGGGTCGAAGACCATGTCGGAGATGACCGCGGCCCAGAGGGCCAGCCTGTTCGCGGGGAGGCTCGCGTAGAACGCAGTCAGGTCCTTGTTCGTGTAGGCGTTTATCTCGTTTGCGCCGTTGCGCATGAGCATCTCCCAGACCTCGTTCTTCTCCTGGTATTTCGCGGCCTCCTTGCGCAGCCCTTTCATGCGCTTTTTCATCTCCGCGATCCGCCCCCCGTCCGGCCGCGCCGAGCGGCTCTCGGCGGTGAGTTCTGCGCCCAGCCGCTCGATCTCCTCGAGCAGGGGCCTCTCCTTCTCCCAGTCCTTCGTGCAGAGCCTGCTCGTGCCCTTGAAGGCCATGTGCTCGAACATGTGCGCGAGACCGGTCTTGCCCGGCTCCTCGTCCAGCCCGCCCGCCCGCACCATCACGATCCCTGAGAACACGGGGGCCTGCTTCCGCCTCACGACCAGCCAGCGCATGCCGTTTGAGAGGCGAAACTCTGAGACATGGCTTTCGAGGTCATAGCCGAGCGCCCGCACCGGCAGGAGCGCCATTAAAATGATAAGGAGTGTTAAGGTCTTGGGCCGCATCCCTCTTGTCTCCGCGCGCTGTTATA from the Pseudomonadota bacterium genome contains:
- a CDS encoding insulinase family protein, with protein sequence MRARILSAVALMIAAAPFCRAWATDSHFLSLERGPLPDARPPAVRAIELPNGMACYLLSDTTLPTVRVRVITRTGGIYDPADKAGLASLAGAHMRTGGAGELTPEEFDKRLDDMGAELAVFTSREMSAATLGVLSSDLEEGLSLMFEMLFRPRLDEARLATARKAMEEGLRREDDAPDGQADRLFREMVYGKTSPWARRPDKKSLRRIRRSDVEDFHRRYFRADNMILAASGDFSCGRMEGLLKGLTAQAPRGRPELPAVEPVALKFEGRTEQVNRPTAQAFVRMGHLSLKRDNPDKFPLFLVDSILGGGGFKSRLVEQIRVRKGLAYSVSSSVTAERDYGTFLISLDTRAPDAQEAIALVKEQVKRLAEEGDFTKEEIDFAKRSMISRLVFLFDQPFNVVDQRARYRYFGYPDDYWRVYRDAIVRADRGELRRVARDYLHPEGMSLVVVGPREARRGKAKRDDS
- a CDS encoding insulinase family protein, whose amino-acid sequence is MRPKTLTLLIILMALLPVRALGYDLESHVSEFRLSNGMRWLVVRRKQAPVFSGIVMVRAGGLDEEPGKTGLAHMFEHMAFKGTSRLCTKDWEKERPLLEEIERLGAELTAESRSARPDGGRIAEMKKRMKGLRKEAAKYQEKNEVWEMLMRNGANEINAYTNKDLTAFYASLPANRLALWAAVISDMVFDPAYRDFYVERSVVAQERRSGVDDDPNGAFVERLLATAFDGGGYSWPTVGSESDVMGFTTADAREFHRRHYVPANMVGVIVGDVGVGEARAIVQREFGKRSGKAKPPSPERRGKAMGGFRGVMKFNAAPAVAIAYHKPTLPDPAEYSFDAITSLLCDGGSSRLKRRLIFEERIAKSVYCSDSFPGSRLPNLFMIWVEPMNGGSTKEVMRIVDEEIQRLKEVPVEGAELDRVRKSVTASIMFSLDNNETFAEELARFQTLFDDWRLLGRYPEMIANVSPEEVMSVAREYLVESNRVILERKR